The Anopheles merus strain MAF chromosome 2L, AmerM5.1, whole genome shotgun sequence genome has a segment encoding these proteins:
- the LOC121592480 gene encoding hornerin produces the protein MPIQAPQWTEFLSCPVCCNEFAANLRPPISLGCGHTICRTCLATLHHRQCPFDQTVISTDLDYLPINNALLQLVSTPGASSAPAYGTKGGAAAAGGGGGSGAGSTNNSTNNGGTASPGGGSSQGAVCGSNSSASSSSSCSSSSSSSSSSSSSSSSSSASSDGNKTNSCNSSTSSSGGVNASPGANASAGTIADPDLNSTSVQSLSPENLQYYKSAKGCIEELALYLKPCPSAGSGSVAGGSGNVSGGSSGPSGASLLSRQMQRKLVILVNCQLIEDEGRARSLRAARSLGERTVMELILHHQNPQQLSTNLWAAVRARGCQFLGPAMQEEVLKLVLLALEDGSALSRKVLVMFVVQRLEPHFSQASKTSIGHVVQLLYRASCFKVSKREGDSSLMQLKEEFRTYEALRREHDAQIVQIATEAGLRIAPDQWSSLLYGDTAHKSHMQSINDKLQTPQSFVQSVQELIIALQRTGDPANLSGLRVQLKHLAAIDYNSENLVPSWAECAAALQAVKRVVAGLVDFVQHHGNRKLQEAGHLAHNRNYKISLCRDLNNRGTCPRGPNCTFAHSDEELEKYRTKLRKSHGSSSSATASLRMVPNGKDHHLSSTGGGGGDRDRGGGGGGAGQTGGASRARSTVDYHGHSGGSGSNGDGASGSMHQSSSSSHGYHSSGEEASSPVRYHKSSSVSGGGGGNRDSAGSQHGHRMMDKPHGASGSIGSGAAASGGVNGAGGPHPSGSFSGGGSMSMNGGGRGGYSVGGGSTTAGHYPHAAGNGGGYSNRGPPHHSNSGPGGGAGPSSQGGGMQHNSPQAMRFRPPPHMGPGAGGASANGGSNYHPGGPGGPVPPTHPGMHHDGAANGSHHSGGYPPSGQPGGAGHGPGGHQMEPHHHHHSPLPNSLHHPPYFGPGEYPEGGKHGVEHGPQHGPPHHHGHNHPAQSRRPPPNYAGSDNFATPPHHHHLGGGQHHGKVGPGSHQQQSGGGSYGIGGHGGPASLHHSTGAAPYGAGGSPKNGHPNAPTTGTMGSKYMGGMQHQGGQQQNYHHQKLGPQGRDFKEKQHQQGNRGPHLVPSQHGHGMPPPIPPSAAGPPYSGGRNGPLPPPPYLSSPGLPGMGGPETLGKSSPGQVAPPAPPHHNGYNGSQPGYQHNHAPPHHHHPHHHLHHGPPGAYQPSSRPSVGGEPPAGYLAKTFFDTLGTVAGSGTKKSYNQQLMNQHLNDIGMPNPALATSKDMFIRSDSLLADDDALIVAEQECNNAAPYGPISRMNPIGTERIDLGLTPRGGHPRGHQQQRAGLWSTTSSSSLGDNPSPTGGGNGSSSASSPFYPGSGTPSMPQNHKHSMQQPSSHLPYHVHHHHQQQQQQHQHPHHPSSSSAAAAVLAKMAPEPNNNTLDFDLLRADKKTLEYDPAGGMADCCDPVAAPSGNVNNSGCVEQDFLLQSLVSQGGLTGGHYGQQQQPPPQHYHSMMTNTVMMMTERSDSPQQQHAQQQHLLAKAGDRCNGGSLGERLGGSAGSALSPAEDQRKLNDLKSPQSSLSGIPSPGMIMSVTSESSVCTTPPMVIGGTGGPNGGTSMWNNLLELSSFKSSPDDTHDQDASCNANGRSNGTAGYPGMPFASAASTFIRSSEHYKLPKMLIDSGSGQQQGFLGQPGKGAAPGASDTLGDVARYHELITSSQPASPSCLSDRVASDDQRKMNTFKELNDLRIQSSSVAGITSSAILTSVTASSSPSVVSSAGGSDGGVSLHVDQSAASLWNNLLELPSLKPMSGVVGLDQAGANDPLLSSLNTSKGSSCEDAYDIADDMRELEQRLKSVIDENGI, from the exons ACTGTTATTTCGACTGATTTAGATTATCTACCGATTAATAATGCATTACTGCAGTTGGTCAGTACACCAGGAGCTTCGTCCGCACCGGCATACGGTACGAAaggcggagcagcagcagcaggaggaggaggaggcagTGGGGCAGGTAGTACCAACAATTCTACCAACAATGGTGGCACTGCATCACCGGGAGGAGGAAGCTCGCAGGGCGCTGTTTGCGGGAGCAATAGCAGCgcaagcagcagtagcagctgtagtagtagcagcagcagcagtagcagtagcagcagtagcagcagtagtagtagtgccAGCAGCGATGGTAATAAAACCAACAGCTGCAACAGCTCGACTTCTTCCTCCGGTGGTGTAAACGCTTCGCCCGGCGCCAATGCGTCCGCCGGCACCATCGCCGACCCCGACCTCAACTCGACGAGCGTCCAGAGCCTCAGCCCCGAGAACCTGCAGTACTACAAATCGGCCAAGGGATGCATCGAGGAGCTGGCGCTGTACCTGAAGCCCTGCCCGTCGGCCGGCAGCGGCTCGGTGGCGGGTGGGAGCGGCAACGTTAGCGGAGGCTCTTCGGGGCCCTCGGGCGCCAGCCTGCTGTCGCGACAGATGCAGCGCAAGCTGGTGATACTGGTCAACTGTCAGCTGATCGAGGACGAGGGCCGGGCCCGGTCGCTCCGTGCCGCCCGCTCGCTCGGCGAGCGCACGGTCATGGAGCTGATCCTGCACCATCAGAACCCGCAGCAGCTCAGCACGAACCTGTGGGCGGCGGTGCGGGCCCGCGGATGCCAGTTTCTCGGGCCGGCCATGCAGGAGGAGGTGCTGAAGCTGGTGCTGCTAGCGCTCGAGGACGGGTCGGCCCTGTCGCGCAAGGTGCTGGTAATGTTTGTGGTGCAGCGGCTCGAGCCGCACTTTTCCCAGGCGTCCAAAACGAGCATCGGCCACGTGGTGCAGCTGCTGTACCGGGCGAGCTGCTTTAAGGTGTCGAAGCGCGAGGGCGACTCGTCGCTGATGCAGCTCAAGGAGGAGTTCCGCACGTACGAGGCGCTGCGCCGCGAGCACGACGCCCAGATCGTGCAGATCGCGACGGAGGCCGGGCTGCGCATTGCGCCGGACCAGTGGTCGTCGCTGCTGTACGGCGACACGGCCCACAAGTCGCACATGCAAAGCATCAACGACAAGCTGCAGACGCCGCAGTCGTTCGTGCAGTCGGTGCAGGAGCTGATCATTGCGCTGCAGCGCACGGGCGATCCGGCCAACCTGTCCGGGTTGCGGGTACAGCTGAAGCATCTGGCCGCGATCGATTACAACAGCGAGAACCTCGTGCCGAGCTGGGCAGAGTGTGCGGCCGCGCTGCAGGCGGTGAAGCGGGTCGTCGCCGGGCTGGTAGACTTTGTGCAGCACCATGGCAATCGGAAGCTGCAGGAGGCGGGCCATCTGGCGCACAACCGCAACTACAAGATCAGCCTGTGCCGGGATCTGAACAACCGGGGCACGTGTCCGCGTGGCCCGAATTGTACGTTTGCCCATTCGGACGAGGAGCTGGAGAAGTATCGGACGAAGCTGCGCAAGAgccacggcagcagcagcagcgcgacgGCCAGTCTGCGGATGGTACCGAATGGTAAAGACCATCATTTGAGTAGCACAGGGGGAGGAGGtggagatagagatagaggtggtggaggaggaggagcaggccAGACAGGAGGGGCAAGTCGTGCGCGTTCGACGGTGGACTATCACGGACACTCGGGTGGTAGCGGAAGTAATGGGGATGGTGCGAGTGGCAGCATGCATCAAAGCTCGTCCTCCTCGCACGGTTACCATTCATCCGGAGAGGAAGCATCGTCGCCAGTGCGCTATCACAAATCATCATCCGTCagtggtggaggaggaggtaaCAGAGACAGTGCAGGAAGTCAACATGGCCATCGAATGATGGATAAACCACACGGTGCAAGCGGCAGCATTGGCTCGGGAGCAGCAGCCAGTGGCGGTGTTAATGGGGCCGGAGGTCCTCATCCATCCGGATCCTTCAGTGGAGGAGGCTCGATGTCAATGAATGGAGGTGGCCGTGGAGGCTACTCTGTTGGTGGGGGTAGTACGACAGCCGGTCACTATCCACATGCTGCTGGTAATGGCGGTGGCTACTCTAATCGTGGACCGCCCCATCATTCCAACAGTGGTCCCGGTGGTGGAGCTGGTCCTTCCTCACAGGGTGGTGGAATGCAGCACAATTCACCCCAAGCGATGAGATTCCGTCCACCACCACACATGGGTCCGGGGGCAGGTGGAGCTAGTGCTAACGGTGGCAGCAACTATCACCCCGGTGGACCGGGTGGTCCAGTACCTCCGACTCATCCTGGCATGCATCATGATGGCGCTGCTAATGGAAGTCATCACTCGGGTGGTTATCCACCTTCCGGACAGCCAGGAGGCGCAGGACACGGTCCTGGCGGGCATCAGATGGAACcgcatcaccaccatcacagcCCGTTGccaaactcgctgcaccatCCGCCGTACTTCGGTCCGGGTGAATACCCGGAGGGTGGTAAACATGGCGTGGAGCATGGACCTCAGCACGGTCCACCACATCACCACGGCCATAACCATCCTGCGCAGTCACGACGGCCTCCGCCGAACTATGCCGGCTCGGATAATTTCGCCACTCCGccccaccatcatcacctgGGCGGGGGACAACACCACGGGAAGGTGGGCCCCGGCAGCCATCAGCAGCAGTCCGGTGGTGGCAGCTATGGAATCGGAGGACATGGAGGACCAGCATCCCTCCATCATTCGAccggtgcagcaccatacggaGCTGGTGGTAGTCCCAAAAATGGACACCCCAATGCGCCCACAACCGGCACAATGGGCTCGAAGTATATGGGCGGAATGCAGCACCAGGGGGGTCAGCAGCAGAACTATCATCATCAAAAGCTGGGCCCGCAGGGGCGTGACTTCAAGGagaagcagcatcagcagggCAATCGGGGACCGCATTTGGTACCGTCGCAGCATGGCCATGGAATGCCACCGCCGATACCGCCGTCCGCCGCCGGCCCACCGTACTCGGGCGGACGTAATGGGCCGCTGCCACCGCCCCCGTATCTATCTTCCCCAGGGCTGCCCGGAATGGGTGGCCCGGAAACGTTGGGCAAAAGCTCTCCCGGACAGGTGGCAccgccagcaccaccacaccacaatGGCTACAACGGGTCTCAGCCGGGCTATCAGCACAATCACGCGCCgccccatcaccaccatccgcATCACCATCTGCACCACGGGCCGCCTGGAGCGTATCAACCGTCGTCGCGCCCGTCCGTCGGTGGTGAGCCACCGGCCGGCTACCTGGCCAAGACGTTCTTCGACACACTCGGCACGGTGGCGGGCAGTGGTACGAAGAAATCGTACAACCAGCAGCTGATGAACCAACATCTGAACGATATCGGCATGCCGAACCCGGCCCTCGCCACCAGCAAGGACATGTTCATCCGGTCCGATTCGCTGCTAGCGGACGATGATGCACTGATTGTGGCGGAGCAGGAGTGTAACAATGCCGCCCCGTACGGGCCGATCTCGCGCATGAACCCGATCGGTACGGAACGCATCGACTTGGGGCTGACGCCACGAGGAGGTCACCCGAGAggtcaccagcagcagcgggcaGGTCTGTGGTCCACTACGTCTTCCTCCTCGCTTGGCGACAATCCTTCGCCGACCGGCGGCGGAAACGGTAGCTCGTCCGCCTCCTCGCCGTTCTACCCTGGCAGTGGCACTCCGTCGATGCCGCAAAACCACAAGCATTCGATGCAGCAACCGTCGTCACACCTTCCATATCATgtacaccatcaccatcagcagcagcagcagcagcatcaacatcCGCACCATCCATCATCTTCctccgccgccgctgccgtgTTGGCGAAGATGGCGCCCGAACCGAACAACAACACACTGGACTTTGATCTGTTGCGCGCGGATAAGAAGACGCTAGAGTACGATCCGGCCGGCGGCATGGCCGATTGCTGCGACCCAGTCGCAGCACCGTCCGGCAATGTTAACAACAGTGGCTGTGTAGAGCAGGATTTCCTGCTACAATCATTGGTTTCGCAGGGTGGGCTTACCGGTGGCCAttacgggcagcagcagcagccgccgccgcaacACTACCACTCCATGATGACCAacacggtgatgatgatgacggagCGAAGCGATTCTCCCCAACAGCAGCATGCTCAACAGCAGCACCTGCTGGCGAAGgcgggagatcgatgcaatGGAGGAAGTTTGGGTGAACGGTTGGGTGGCAGTGCTGGATCAGCACTATCACCCGCCGAAGATCAGCGCAAGCTGAACGATCTTAAG AGTCCGCAGTCATCGCTATCGGGCATACCATCGCCCGGCATGATCATGTCGGTGACATCGGAGTCTTCCGTCTGCACGACACCGCCGATGGTAATAGGCGGCACCGGCGGTCCCAACGGCGGCACGTCCATGTGGAACAATCTGCTGGAGCTGTCCAGCTTCAAATCGTCGCCAGACGACACGCACGATCAGGACGCGAGCTGCAACGCGAACGGGCGCAGCAACGGCACGGCCGGTTACCCCGGGATGCCGTTCGCGTCGGCTGCTTCCACCTTTATACGCTCCTCCGAGCACTACAAGCTGCCGAAAATGCTGATCGACTCGGGCAGCGGCCAACAGCAAGGTTTCCTGGGCCAGCCAGGCAAGGGTGCCGCACCGGGGGCTAGCGACACGCTCGGCGATGTTGCCCGCTATCACGAACTGATCACTAGCAGCCAACCGGCATCGCCAAGCTGCTTGAGCGACCGTGTGGCTAGCGATGATCAACGCAAAATGAACACATTCAAAGAACTGAACGACCTAAGG aTTCAATCATCTTCCGTGGCGGGTATTACGTCCTCGGCAATTCTTACCTCCGTGACGGCCTCATCGTCCCCGTCGGTCGTATCGTCTGCCGGTGGCTCCGATGGAGGTGTATCGCTTCACGTCGACCAGTCGGCTGCATCGCTGTGGAACAATCTGCTCGAGCTGCCCAGCCTCAAACCGATGTCGGGCGTCGTCGGGCTGGATCAGGCCGGCGCTAACGATCCGCTGCTGAGCAGCCTCAACACCAGCAAGGGTAGCAGCTGCGAGGATGCGTACGACATTGCGGATGATATGCGCGAGCTGGAGCAGCGCCTCAAGTCGGTGATCGACGAGAATGGCATATAA